In Papaver somniferum cultivar HN1 chromosome 1, ASM357369v1, whole genome shotgun sequence, a genomic segment contains:
- the LOC113298971 gene encoding exosome complex exonuclease RRP44 homolog A-like produces MLQSKSFNRKTKQGKIVKVVREHYLRDDIYCGASICKAESCEKQEARLNLTTPSSTLLILDTNVVLNQIDLLENPAMDDVVILSVVLNEVKNQNLSVYNRLRAICSNNLRRFFVFSNEHHKDTYIKAMERESPNDRNDRAIRVATDWYQKHLGASVRVLLLTNDRENKKRATAEGIAAETIEAYVRSLNRPDLLDLVVVRQSSEDVNMVDVEDHRPSKRKAIYTEHKPMSEITSGLHRGIFHQGKLRVNRYNPFEAYVGSESIGDEIIIHSRSNMNRAFDGDIVAVELFPKEQWHDGKSSSIAEDEDEEDEDVHLVPNSSDDAPRNTKVVQEAANDMSSDSSRPTGRVVGIIKRNWQSYCGSLEPMDMPAATGGVAHALFVTKDRRFPKIRIQTRQLENLLHKRIIVAVDSWDCLSRYPSGHYVRTIGDIGDRETESEVVLIENDIDSRPFSAQVLSCLPPIPWSVSSVDLENPNRQDLRHLRVFSVDPPGCRDIDDALHCTPLPNGHFEVGVHIADVTNFVHPGTPLDDEATQRGTSVYLVERRIDMLPKPLTEDICSLRSDVERLAFSVIWEMTPEAEIISTRYTKSVIKSCAALSYVEAQARMDDSRLMDSLTTDLRNMNALAKIMRLRRIEKGALTLASAEVKFQIDTETHDPLDIGMYQIREANQMVEEFMLAANISVAEKILKHFPVFSLLRRHPSPTKEMLEPLLRTTAALGLGLDVSSSKALADSLDQAVADDPYFNKLIRILATRCMTQAVYFCSGDLTPPEFLHYGLAAALYTHFTSPIRRYADVIVHRLLAAALGIYKLPPIFQDRPQLTSIADNLNYRHRNAQMAGRASVELHTLIYFRNRPTDTEARIVKIRSNGFIVFVPKYGIEGPVYLTSKGDKGGGEWFVDEEHQKVKKMDGSISYSVLQAVKIHMEVVEPQPNRPKLQLTLI; encoded by the exons ATGTTGCAGAGTAAATCCTTCAATAGAAAAACTAAACAAGGAAAAATTGTTAAG GTTGTGAGAGAACACTATCTAAGAGATGATATATATTGTGGAGCTTCAATATGTAAAGCTGAATCATGTGAGAAACAAGAAGCTCGTTTAAACTTAACAACACCTTCTTCAACCCTTCTCATTCTTGATACTAATGTTGTTCTCAATCAG ATTGATTTACTTGAGAATCCTGCAATGGATGATGTAGTTATACTATCAGTTGTGCTTAATGAAGTGAAAAACCAGAACCTATCTGTTTACAATAGACTTAGGGCAATTTGCAGCAACAACCTAAGGAGGTTTTTCGTCTTTTCAAATGAACATCACAA GGATACATATATCAAGGCCATGGAACGCGAAAGTCCTAATGACCGAAACGATAGAG CAATCCGGGTAGCAACTGATTGGTATCAAAAGCATCTCGGTGCCAGTGTACGAGTATTACTACTCACAAATGATAGAGAGAACAAGAAAAGGGCAACTGCAGAAGGCATTGCAGCAGAAACaa TTGAAGCATATGTTAGATCACTTAATCGACCAGATTTACTGGACTTAGTAGTTGTGCGTCAATCTTCTGAGGATGTAAACATGGTAGATGTTGAAGATCATAGACCTTCAAAGAGAAAAGCCATTTATactgag CACAAGCCGATGTCGGAGATTACTTCTGGATTGCATCGTGGAATCTTTCACCAAGGAAAGCTTCGAGTCAATCGATATAATCCTTTTGAGGCTTATGTTGGGAGTGAGAGCATTGGTGATGAGATTATTATTCACAGCAGGAGTAACATGAATAGGGCTTTTGATGGTGATATAGTGGCAGTGGAACTCTTTCCTAAAGAACAATGGCATGATGGGAAATCTTCCTCTATAGCAGAAGATG AGGATGAAGAGGACGAAGATGTTCATTTAGTTCCAAACAGCTCTGATGATGCTCCTAGAAACACGAAAGTCGTGCAAGAAGCTGCAAATGACATGAGTTCCGATTCAAGCCGTCCAACTGGGCGTGTTGTTGGAATTATAAAGCGGAACTGGCAATC TTATTGTGGTTCTCTGGAACCTATGGATATGCCAGCAGCTACTGGGGGTGTCGCACATGCGTTATTTGTTACTAAAGATCGCAGATTTCCTAAGATTAGGATTCAAACTCGACAGCTTGAAAATCTCTTACATAAGAGAATTATCGTGGCTGTAGATTCTTGGGATTGTTTATCTCGGTATCCTTCCGGCCATTATGTACGAACCATAGGAGATATCGGTGATAGAGAAACTGAAAGTGAG GTTGTTTTGATTGAGAATGATATAGATTCCAGACCATTTTCTGCTCAAGTGTTGTCTTGTTTGCCACCTATCCCTTGGTCGGTGTCCTCGGTGGATCTGGAGAATCCCAACAGGCAGGATTTGCGACACTTGCGTGTATTTAGCGTGGATCCTCCAG GCTGCAGGGATATTGATGATGCACTACACTGTACTCCTCTTCCAAATGGACATTTTGAAGTTGGAGTTC ATATTGCTGATGTCACGAATTTTGTTCACCCTGGTACTCCTCTTGATGATGAAGCAACCCAAAGGGGTACGTCAGTCTATCTTGTTGAGCGACGCATTGACATGCTCCCAAAACCTCTAACAGAAG ATATATGTTCTCTTCGTTCCGATGTTGAGAGACTAGCCTTCTCTGTTATCTGG GAAATGACGCCTGAAGCCGAGATTATTTCTACTAGATACACAAAGAGTGTCATCAAGTCATGTGCTGCGTTATCTTACGTTGAAGCTCAAGCCAGGATGGATGATAG TCGCCTGATGGACTCACTAACTACGGACCTGCGAAATATGAATGCATTGGCGAAG ATTATGAGGCTCAGACGTATTGAGAAAGGAGCTTTAACTCTTGCTTCTGCAGAAGTAAAATTCCAGATTGACACTGAAACTCATGATCCTCTTGATATTG GAATGTATCAAATTCGGGAGGCAAATCAAATGGTTGAGGAATTTATGCTTGCTGCTAATATTTCAGTTGCAGAAAAAATCTTGAAACATTTTCCGGTGTTCTCGCTACTAAG GCGCCATCCGAGTCCTACCAAAGAGATGCTTGAACCTTTGCTGCGTACTACGGCTGCTCTTGGTTTGGGTTTGGATGTGTCATCTTCAAAAGCCCTGGCTGATTCACTTGACCAGGCTGTG GCTGATGATCCATACTTCAATAAGCTTATTCGTATACTGGCGACTAGATGCATGACTCAG GCTGTTTACTTCTGTAGTGGGGACCTCACCCCTCCAGAATTTCTGCATTACGGTCTTGCTGCAGCTTTATATACTCATTTTACTTCCCCGATTCGAAGATATGCAG ATGTCATTGTACACAGATTGCTTGCTGCAGCTTTGGGGATTTATAAGCTTCCACCAATATTCCAAGATAGACCTCAACTTACTAGCATCGCTGACA ATTTAAATTACCGGCATAGGAATGCTCAGATGGCAGGGCGAGCCTCGGTCGAGTTGCATACACTCATATATTTCAGGAATCG GCCAACGGATACTGAAGCAAGAATAGTGAAGATAAGATCCAATGGATTTATTGTATTTGTGCCCAA GTATGGTATAGAAGGCCCCGTGTACCTGACGTCGAAAGGGGACAAGGGTGGAGGGGAGTGGTTTGTGGATGAGGAGCATCAGAAGGTTAAAAAGATGGATGGCAGCATCAGTTACAGCGTTCTGCAGGCAGTTAAAATTCACATGGAGGTCGTTGAACCCCAGCCCAATCGGCCGAAGCTCCAACTCACTCTCATCTAG
- the LOC113298981 gene encoding protein PIN-LIKES 7-like → MDERFWELLEEASMPVLEVLIITVLGAFMATKYCNLLSADARKHLNKIVFVVFSPALVFASLSKTVTLQDIISWWFMPINIGLTFLLGGILGWLVVKLLKPEPHVAGLVIACCSAGNLGNLPLIIVPAICMEDGGPFGDIATCKSLGLSYVSFSMALGGFYIWTHTYHLLHSSSDEYKALQASKETLAIQNEPNQDLDATQESHLLKSADKQDQDQEAIHFQSTKSIDDDEFTKNQPIVRHMSTTGKIRNVTFMVKLKGFLHLIVEELLTPPTIAAVLGLIFGAVTWLKNLIIGDNAPLRVIQDSVTLLGNGAVPCITLILGGNLTQGLRSSKVKPLVVIGVICVKYMILPIIGIGVVKAAETLGLLPTEKLFQYVLMIQFSVPPAMNVGTIAQLFDVGQDECSIILLWTYLVAAVALTIWSTIFLYVLA, encoded by the exons ATGGACGAAAGGTTCTGGGAACTGTTGGAGGAGGCAAGCATGCCAGTGTTGGAGGTTCTAATAATAACTGTTCTTGGAGCTTTCATGGCAACTAAATATTGCAATCTTCTATCTGCTGATGCTCGCAAACACTTGAACAAG ATAGTTTTTGTAGTATTCTCTCCAGCTCTGGTGTTTGCGAGTCTCTCCAAAACTGTTACCCTTCAGGACATCATTTCATG GTGGTTCATGCCAATAAATATAGGCCTAACATTTCTCCTTGGAGGAATTCTTGGATGGCTTGTGGTCAAATTACTTAAACCTGAGCCCCACGTTGCAGGTCTCGTCATTGCTTGCTGTTCAGCAG GAAATCTAGGAAATCTACCATTGATTATTGTCCCTGCAATCTGTATGGAAGATGGAGGCCCTTTTGGAGACATTGCTACTTGCAAATCCCTTGGTCTCTCCTACGTATCTTTCTCCATGGCA CTTGGTGGTTTCTACATTTGGACGCACACTTACCACCTTCTGCATTCATCGTCAGATGAGTATAAAGCACTACAGGCGTCAAAAGAAACTCTAGCAATCCAAAACGAACCCAACCAAGATTTGGATGCTACTCAGGAATCCCACCTTCTCAAATCAGCAGACAAACAAGATCAAGACCAAGAAGCTATCCATTTTCAGTCAACAAAGAGCATCGATGATGATGAATTTACAAAAAACCAACCT ATTGTACGACACATGTCTACTACTGGGAAGATCAGAAACGTAACATTCATGGTCAAACTAAAGGGTTTTCTTCATCTGATTGTGGAAGAACTACTTACACCTCCTACCATTGCAGCA GTTCTAGGGCTCATCTTCGGAGCAGTTACATGGCTGAAAAACCTAATCATCGGTGACAATGCACCTTTACGAGTGATCCAAGACTCGGTTACATTGTTGGG GAATGGTGCAGTACCCTGCATTACTCTCATTTTGGGAGGTAACCTAACCCAAG GTTTGCGATCCTCAAAAGTAAAGCCTCTGGTTGTTATTGGGGTCATTTGTGTAAAATACATGATACTTCCTATTATCGGGATAGGAGTGGTTAAAGCAGCTGAAACTCTAGGCTTACTACCTACGGAAAAATTATTTCAATACGTTCTTATGATTCAATTTTCCGTGCCACCTGCAATGAATGTTG GTACTATTGCACAGCTTTTTGATGTGGGTCAAGATGAATGCTCTATTATTTTATTGTGGACATACTTAGTTGCCGCCGTTGCTCTAACTATTTGGTCTACAATCTTTCTATATGTCCTTGCTTGA